One window of Trifolium pratense cultivar HEN17-A07 linkage group LG5, ARS_RC_1.1, whole genome shotgun sequence genomic DNA carries:
- the LOC123883929 gene encoding origin of replication complex subunit 6-like isoform X3 gives MFVTVLSLLILLIRCLWLLLFIYVQRNTRYICNNLNTNTWHVVIYCNDMICDCSLQLKVDKIKLIELCGTSEAEFSSVSTTMKDLCHDVFGVAKEKKDPKEVKTNRGMFFPAFPALCADLLDVLPSKRKAEDGGYLSDDGAEGTLDCRI, from the exons ATGTTTGTGACCGTCTTAAGCT TGCTGATTTTACTCATCCGGTGTTTATGGTTGTTGCTTTTTATTTATGTGCAAAGAAACACAAGGTACATTTGTAATAATCTCAATACAAACACATGGCATGTGGTTATATATTGTAATGACATGATTTGTGATTGTTCTTTGCAGCTCAAAGTTGATAAGATTAAGCTAATTGAACTCTGTGGTACATCTGAAGCTGAATTTTCCAGT GTTTCTACTACTATGAAAGATTTGTGCCATGATGTTTTTGGGGTAGCTAAAGAAAAGAAAGATCCTAAAGAAGTTAAGACCAATAGAG GTATGTTCTTTCCTGCTTTTCCTGCTCTTTGTGCAGATTTGCTTGATGTCTTACCAAGCAAAAGAAAAGCTGAGGACGGTGGCTATTTGTCTGATGATGGAGCAGAG GGAACTTTAGATTGTAGGATATGA
- the LOC123883929 gene encoding origin of replication complex subunit 6-like isoform X1 → MCLVLIIYFLVDFVHTICHALMYRGACIFSIHMLKLDVRELAIQFGCVRIIPYVCDRLKLNTRYICNNLNTNTWHVVIYCNDMICDCSLQLKVDKIKLIELCGTSEAEFSSVSTTMKDLCHDVFGVAKEKKDPKEVKTNRGMFFPAFPALCADLLDVLPSKRKAEDGGYLSDDGAEGTLDCRI, encoded by the exons AATAATCTATTTCCTTGTAGACTTTGTTCACACCATCTGTCATGCCCTCATGTATCGTGGTGCTTGCATTTTTTCGATACATAT GTTGAAGCTAGATGTGAGAGAATTGGCGATTCAATTCGGTTGTGTTCGGATTATACCTTATGTTTGTGACCGTCTTAAGCT AAACACAAGGTACATTTGTAATAATCTCAATACAAACACATGGCATGTGGTTATATATTGTAATGACATGATTTGTGATTGTTCTTTGCAGCTCAAAGTTGATAAGATTAAGCTAATTGAACTCTGTGGTACATCTGAAGCTGAATTTTCCAGT GTTTCTACTACTATGAAAGATTTGTGCCATGATGTTTTTGGGGTAGCTAAAGAAAAGAAAGATCCTAAAGAAGTTAAGACCAATAGAG GTATGTTCTTTCCTGCTTTTCCTGCTCTTTGTGCAGATTTGCTTGATGTCTTACCAAGCAAAAGAAAAGCTGAGGACGGTGGCTATTTGTCTGATGATGGAGCAGAG GGAACTTTAGATTGTAGGATATGA
- the LOC123883929 gene encoding origin of replication complex subunit 6-like isoform X2, whose translation MCLVLIIYFLVDFVHTICHALMYRGACIFSIHMLKLDVRELAIQFGCVRIIPYVCDRLKLADFTHPVFMVVAFYLCAKKHKLKVDKIKLIELCGTSEAEFSSVSTTMKDLCHDVFGVAKEKKDPKEVKTNRGMFFPAFPALCADLLDVLPSKRKAEDGGYLSDDGAEGTLDCRI comes from the exons AATAATCTATTTCCTTGTAGACTTTGTTCACACCATCTGTCATGCCCTCATGTATCGTGGTGCTTGCATTTTTTCGATACATAT GTTGAAGCTAGATGTGAGAGAATTGGCGATTCAATTCGGTTGTGTTCGGATTATACCTTATGTTTGTGACCGTCTTAAGCT TGCTGATTTTACTCATCCGGTGTTTATGGTTGTTGCTTTTTATTTATGTGCAAAGAAACACAAG CTCAAAGTTGATAAGATTAAGCTAATTGAACTCTGTGGTACATCTGAAGCTGAATTTTCCAGT GTTTCTACTACTATGAAAGATTTGTGCCATGATGTTTTTGGGGTAGCTAAAGAAAAGAAAGATCCTAAAGAAGTTAAGACCAATAGAG GTATGTTCTTTCCTGCTTTTCCTGCTCTTTGTGCAGATTTGCTTGATGTCTTACCAAGCAAAAGAAAAGCTGAGGACGGTGGCTATTTGTCTGATGATGGAGCAGAG GGAACTTTAGATTGTAGGATATGA
- the LOC123883929 gene encoding origin of replication complex subunit 6-like isoform X4, with product MVVAFYLCAKKHKLKVDKIKLIELCGTSEAEFSSVSTTMKDLCHDVFGVAKEKKDPKEVKTNRGMFFPAFPALCADLLDVLPSKRKAEDGGYLSDDGAEGTLDCRI from the exons ATGGTTGTTGCTTTTTATTTATGTGCAAAGAAACACAAG CTCAAAGTTGATAAGATTAAGCTAATTGAACTCTGTGGTACATCTGAAGCTGAATTTTCCAGT GTTTCTACTACTATGAAAGATTTGTGCCATGATGTTTTTGGGGTAGCTAAAGAAAAGAAAGATCCTAAAGAAGTTAAGACCAATAGAG GTATGTTCTTTCCTGCTTTTCCTGCTCTTTGTGCAGATTTGCTTGATGTCTTACCAAGCAAAAGAAAAGCTGAGGACGGTGGCTATTTGTCTGATGATGGAGCAGAG GGAACTTTAGATTGTAGGATATGA